One part of the Tenacibaculum sp. 190130A14a genome encodes these proteins:
- a CDS encoding LETM1 domain-containing protein codes for MNTVDEIKEAIQKNKKRLAKELQESKELVFLIKKSMSTSLSSEEKDKIKHQLLDICKAIPAFTVFMLPGGALLLPLLIKLIPDILPSAFREDDNELEEEK; via the coding sequence ATGAATACAGTTGATGAAATAAAAGAAGCTATTCAAAAAAACAAAAAGAGATTAGCTAAAGAACTTCAAGAAAGTAAGGAGTTGGTATTTTTGATTAAAAAATCAATGTCAACTTCTCTTTCTAGTGAAGAAAAAGACAAGATTAAACATCAACTATTAGATATTTGTAAAGCAATACCTGCTTTTACAGTTTTTATGCTTCCTGGAGGCGCATTATTACTTCCTTTATTGATAAAATTAATTCCAGATATACTTCCAAGTGCTTTTCGTGAAGATGATAATGAATTAGAAGAAGAAAAATAA
- the typA gene encoding translational GTPase TypA — translation MQSIRNIAIIAHVDHGKTTLVDKIIDQAKILDERKERTDLLLDNNDLERERGITILSKNVSVNYKDVKINVIDTPGHADFGGEVERVLKMADGVLLLVDAFEGPMPQTRFVLGKAIELGLTPIVVVNKVDKENCTPDLVHEKVFDLMFALEATEEQLDFTTIYGSAKNGWMSTDWQEPTDNIIPLLDAVLETIPEAPYREGTPQMQITSLDYSSFKGRIAIGRVYRGDLEKNKDYMLCKADGTTKKVRIKELHVFEGMGKAETDKVRSGDICAVTGIDDFEIGDTIADIENPEALPRIEVDQPTMSMLFTINNSPFFGKEGKYVTSRHLRDRLFKEMEKNLALRVDETDTEDKFNVFGRGVLHLSVLIETMRREGYELQVGRPQVILKEIDGVKCEPYETLSIDVPEDVASKAINLVSLRKGDLLVMEPKGDLQHLEFTIPSRGLIGLRNKILTATAGQAIINHRFSEYGPYKGDFSEDLKGAIVSSETGKATAYAIDRLQDRGKFFIDPNQEIYKGQVVGENSKQDDLAVNLIKGKKLTNVRASGSDDGVKIAPKIDFSLEECMEYIRPDEYLEVTPESLRMRKINFIK, via the coding sequence ATGCAATCAATTAGAAACATCGCTATTATAGCACACGTTGACCACGGAAAAACTACCTTGGTTGATAAGATTATAGATCAGGCTAAAATCTTAGACGAACGTAAAGAACGTACCGACTTATTATTAGATAATAATGACTTAGAGCGTGAAAGAGGAATTACTATTCTTTCTAAGAATGTATCTGTAAATTATAAAGATGTAAAAATCAACGTAATTGATACACCTGGGCACGCCGATTTTGGTGGAGAGGTTGAACGTGTATTAAAGATGGCTGATGGTGTTTTATTATTAGTTGATGCTTTTGAAGGGCCAATGCCACAAACGCGTTTTGTTTTAGGTAAGGCTATTGAATTAGGTTTAACTCCTATTGTAGTTGTAAATAAAGTAGATAAAGAGAATTGTACTCCTGATTTAGTTCATGAAAAAGTATTCGATTTAATGTTTGCTTTAGAAGCAACAGAAGAGCAATTAGACTTTACAACCATTTATGGTTCGGCTAAAAATGGTTGGATGAGTACTGATTGGCAAGAGCCAACAGACAATATCATTCCTTTATTAGATGCAGTTTTAGAAACTATTCCTGAAGCTCCATATCGTGAAGGAACTCCCCAAATGCAAATTACTTCTTTAGATTATTCTTCTTTTAAAGGAAGAATTGCCATTGGTCGTGTTTACCGTGGAGATTTAGAGAAAAACAAAGATTATATGCTTTGTAAGGCAGATGGAACTACGAAAAAAGTACGTATTAAAGAGTTACACGTTTTTGAAGGAATGGGTAAAGCTGAAACAGACAAAGTACGTAGTGGAGATATTTGTGCAGTAACAGGTATTGATGATTTTGAAATTGGTGATACTATTGCTGATATTGAAAATCCAGAAGCATTACCAAGAATTGAAGTAGATCAACCTACCATGAGTATGTTATTTACTATTAACAACTCTCCTTTCTTTGGAAAAGAAGGTAAGTATGTTACCTCTCGTCACTTACGTGATCGCTTATTTAAAGAGATGGAAAAGAATTTAGCTTTGCGTGTTGATGAAACTGATACAGAAGATAAATTTAACGTTTTCGGACGTGGAGTATTACACTTATCTGTTTTAATAGAAACAATGCGTCGTGAAGGATATGAATTACAAGTAGGTCGTCCGCAAGTAATTTTAAAAGAAATTGATGGTGTGAAATGTGAGCCATATGAAACATTATCTATAGATGTTCCAGAGGATGTTGCTTCTAAAGCTATCAATTTAGTATCTCTTAGAAAAGGAGATTTATTAGTGATGGAACCTAAAGGTGATTTACAACACTTAGAGTTTACTATTCCTTCAAGAGGATTAATTGGTTTACGTAATAAAATATTAACTGCTACCGCTGGTCAGGCAATCATCAACCATAGATTTAGTGAATATGGTCCTTATAAAGGTGATTTCTCTGAAGATTTAAAAGGAGCTATTGTTTCTTCTGAAACTGGTAAAGCAACCGCGTATGCAATTGATCGTTTACAAGATAGAGGTAAGTTCTTCATTGATCCAAACCAAGAAATCTATAAAGGTCAAGTAGTTGGAGAGAATTCTAAACAAGATGATTTAGCTGTAAACCTAATCAAAGGTAAAAAGTTAACCAACGTACGTGCCTCTGGTTCTGATGATGGTGTAAAAATTGCTCCAAAAATTGACTTTTCTTTAGAAGAGTGTATGGAGTACATTAGACCTGATGAGTATTTAGAAGTTACTCCAGAAAGTTTACGTATGCGTAAAATTAACTTTATAAAGTAA
- a CDS encoding proline dehydrogenase family protein, whose product MKLFDNTEIAFKLKSDSELERAYFLFKMIQNQPMVRIGTAVTNFALKAHLPVEGLIRSTVFDHFCGGVTEDDCLPNIEKMYEKGNVHSILDYSVEGKEDEAQFDDALRMTLKTIEFAKEKNSIPFAVFKPTGFGRFALYQKLTEGNSFTDEEQKEWEKVVERYHVVCKAAVEKDVPLLIDAEESWMQDAADDLIEELMELYNKDKAIVFNTLQMYRHDRMEYLKGLYQRAHQKGYHIGMKVVRGAYMEKERARAEEHGYESPICKDKQATDDNYNEAIRFMMEHKNMAIFAGTHNEESSYLLMELANEYKVSSNDTRMWFGQLYGMSDHISFNLAQQGYNVAKYVPFGPVRDVMPYLIRRAEENTSVAGQTSRELNLLKTEKKRRKL is encoded by the coding sequence ATGAAACTTTTTGATAACACAGAAATAGCTTTTAAATTAAAGTCAGATTCCGAACTGGAACGTGCATATTTTTTATTTAAAATGATTCAAAATCAGCCTATGGTAAGAATAGGAACTGCGGTTACTAATTTTGCACTAAAGGCCCATTTGCCTGTTGAGGGATTAATTCGTTCTACGGTATTTGATCATTTTTGTGGAGGAGTTACTGAGGATGACTGTTTACCGAATATAGAAAAAATGTATGAAAAAGGTAACGTACATAGTATCTTAGATTATTCTGTCGAAGGTAAAGAAGACGAAGCACAATTTGACGATGCTTTACGTATGACCTTAAAAACCATTGAATTTGCTAAAGAGAAAAATTCAATTCCTTTTGCTGTTTTTAAACCAACTGGATTTGGTCGCTTTGCACTTTATCAAAAACTAACGGAAGGTAATTCGTTTACAGATGAGGAACAAAAAGAATGGGAAAAGGTTGTTGAACGTTATCATGTGGTTTGTAAAGCTGCCGTTGAAAAAGATGTTCCTTTGTTGATTGATGCAGAAGAAAGCTGGATGCAAGATGCAGCTGATGATTTGATAGAAGAATTAATGGAGTTATATAATAAAGATAAAGCTATTGTTTTTAATACACTTCAAATGTATCGCCATGATCGAATGGAGTATTTAAAAGGATTGTATCAAAGAGCTCATCAAAAAGGATATCATATTGGTATGAAAGTTGTTCGAGGTGCCTACATGGAAAAAGAGCGTGCTAGAGCTGAAGAACATGGGTACGAATCTCCTATTTGTAAAGACAAACAGGCTACGGATGATAATTATAACGAAGCTATTCGTTTTATGATGGAACATAAGAATATGGCCATTTTTGCTGGGACTCATAATGAAGAAAGCTCTTATTTATTAATGGAGCTGGCTAATGAATATAAAGTATCTTCAAACGATACTCGTATGTGGTTTGGTCAATTATATGGTATGAGTGACCATATTAGCTTTAACTTAGCACAACAAGGTTATAATGTTGCTAAATATGTACCTTTTGGTCCTGTGCGTGATGTGATGCCTTACTTAATTCGTAGAGCAGAAGAAAATACTTCTGTTGCAGGACAAACTTCTAGAGAATTAAATTTATTAAAAACAGAAAAAAAACGTCGTAAGCTGTAA
- a CDS encoding hydrogen peroxide-inducible genes activator — protein sequence MTITQLKYTLAVAEYKNFTIAAEHCFVTQPTLSMQIQKLEEELDAKIFNRSKKPIELTEVGKKIIEQAKVIVDESNRIVDIVHQQKGYIGGEFKLGIIPTVMPTLLPMFLKTFNKNYPKVKLIIEELTTEEIVRKLMDGHIDAALAATPLENEAIKERVLYYEPFVGLIPEEHPLFQKSKIEIDDLEIDDILLLEDGHCFKDSVINLCRTNKASSKQHFQLESGSFDTLIKLSKDGLGMTLLPYLNTLDLNESDKKHLRNFEAPSPAREVSLIYHKSQLKMQLIEALKSTIDGVVRGAIAFSDVEIISPLHKN from the coding sequence ATGACCATTACTCAACTTAAGTATACTCTTGCTGTGGCAGAATACAAAAATTTCACCATTGCAGCAGAGCACTGTTTTGTTACTCAGCCTACATTAAGTATGCAAATACAAAAATTGGAAGAAGAACTAGACGCCAAAATTTTTAACCGCTCAAAAAAGCCAATTGAACTTACTGAAGTTGGAAAAAAAATAATAGAACAAGCAAAAGTAATTGTTGATGAAAGTAATCGCATTGTTGATATTGTTCATCAACAAAAAGGATACATTGGCGGAGAGTTTAAACTAGGTATAATACCAACTGTTATGCCTACTCTACTACCTATGTTTTTAAAAACATTTAATAAAAACTATCCAAAAGTTAAACTTATTATTGAAGAGCTTACCACAGAAGAAATTGTAAGAAAACTAATGGATGGACATATTGATGCAGCTTTGGCCGCTACTCCTCTAGAAAATGAAGCAATTAAAGAACGTGTTTTATATTATGAACCTTTTGTAGGATTGATTCCAGAAGAGCATCCTCTATTTCAAAAAAGTAAAATAGAAATTGATGATTTAGAAATTGATGATATTTTATTATTAGAAGATGGACATTGTTTTAAAGACAGTGTAATTAATCTATGTAGAACTAATAAAGCGAGTTCTAAACAACATTTTCAATTAGAAAGTGGGAGTTTTGATACTTTGATAAAACTTTCTAAAGATGGTTTAGGAATGACCTTATTACCGTATTTAAATACGCTTGACTTGAATGAAAGTGACAAGAAGCATTTAAGAAATTTTGAGGCTCCATCACCAGCGAGAGAAGTAAGCTTGATATATCATAAATCGCAATTAAAAATGCAACTCATTGAAGCTTTAAAGAGTACCATTGATGGTGTTGTTAGAGGCGCTATTGCCTTTAGCGATGTAGAAATCATTAGTCCATTACATAAAAATTAA
- a CDS encoding M48 family metallopeptidase — MKRLIALACVTVLFIQCSTVPITGRKRINIVSDAQVLPASFAQYKGFLEKNKLSSNTAKTNQIKRVGKRISGAVDRFMRANGMKAEADAYRWEFNLVEDKTVNAWCMPGGKVVFYTGILPICANEDGVAAVMGHEVAHAFAKHGQERMTSAYGQQLGGIAVALGTQNKKNAQLWNMAYGIGSQVGMLAFSRTHETEADKLGLVFMLMAGYNGEEAAEVWVRMSQRAGGKSGPPEFLSTHPSNERRIQTLKAYLPEAKRLAAKYNVPAKQ; from the coding sequence ATGAAAAGATTAATTGCATTAGCATGTGTTACTGTATTGTTTATTCAATGTAGTACAGTGCCTATTACAGGAAGAAAACGAATTAATATAGTAAGTGATGCTCAGGTATTGCCAGCAAGTTTTGCACAGTACAAGGGGTTTTTAGAGAAAAACAAACTTTCTTCGAATACTGCAAAAACAAATCAAATTAAAAGAGTTGGTAAGAGAATTTCAGGTGCTGTTGATAGGTTTATGAGAGCTAATGGAATGAAAGCTGAAGCTGATGCTTATAGATGGGAGTTTAATTTAGTAGAAGATAAAACAGTAAATGCTTGGTGTATGCCTGGTGGTAAAGTAGTTTTTTATACGGGTATTTTACCAATATGTGCCAATGAAGATGGAGTAGCAGCTGTGATGGGGCATGAAGTTGCACATGCCTTTGCTAAACACGGTCAAGAACGTATGACCTCAGCATATGGACAGCAGTTAGGAGGTATTGCAGTAGCTTTAGGAACTCAAAATAAGAAAAATGCACAACTTTGGAATATGGCATATGGTATAGGATCTCAAGTAGGAATGTTAGCGTTTAGTAGAACCCATGAAACCGAAGCTGACAAATTAGGTTTAGTATTTATGCTAATGGCAGGTTATAATGGAGAAGAAGCAGCTGAAGTATGGGTACGAATGAGTCAACGTGCTGGAGGTAAAAGTGGTCCACCAGAGTTTTTAAGTACACACCCTTCAAATGAAAGAAGAATTCAAACCTTAAAGGCATATTTACCAGAGGCAAAACGTTTAGCAGCTAAGTACAATGTACCTGCCAAACAATAA
- the aroB gene encoding 3-dehydroquinate synthase — protein MTTIQAATYPIHFEGKAYNELSKLINQNNYSSLFILVDDNTLEYCYPRFIQLLETEKTIEVIQIAAGEVHKNIETCVGVWNAMTELGADRKSLLITLGGGVITDLGGFVASTFKRGIDFVNIPTTLLSMVDASVGGKTGVDLGVLKNQIGVFANPELIVLDPEYLHTVTPREIRSGSAEIIKYGMTHDVRLFNEIKDNPDLNIVDLIHRSIEIKNEVVLEDPKEKGVRKVLNWGHTMGHAVESYFLESEEKEALTHGEAIAIGMICEAYISNKELGFSEDKVEDIKKSLKQIFGIAPITQEDYSAILAYLIHDKKNVGGKINFVLLNDYEDFKLNCTTTQETIVESLAYYTS, from the coding sequence ATGACAACTATTCAGGCAGCCACTTATCCAATTCATTTTGAAGGTAAAGCGTACAATGAATTATCTAAATTAATAAACCAAAATAACTACTCATCATTATTCATATTGGTTGATGATAATACACTTGAATATTGTTATCCTAGATTTATTCAATTACTAGAAACTGAGAAGACCATAGAAGTTATTCAAATAGCAGCAGGAGAAGTACATAAAAATATTGAAACCTGTGTAGGTGTATGGAATGCTATGACAGAATTGGGAGCAGATAGAAAAAGTTTGTTAATCACTTTGGGAGGAGGAGTTATTACAGATTTAGGAGGATTTGTGGCCTCTACATTTAAAAGAGGAATAGACTTTGTTAATATTCCGACAACCTTACTGAGTATGGTTGATGCTTCTGTTGGAGGAAAAACCGGAGTGGATTTAGGAGTACTTAAAAATCAAATAGGAGTTTTTGCGAATCCAGAACTTATTGTTCTAGATCCAGAATATTTACATACCGTAACTCCTCGAGAAATAAGATCTGGTTCTGCTGAGATTATTAAATATGGAATGACACATGATGTCCGATTGTTTAATGAAATTAAAGACAACCCGGATTTAAACATTGTCGATTTGATTCATCGTTCTATTGAAATAAAGAATGAAGTAGTCTTAGAAGATCCGAAGGAAAAGGGGGTTCGTAAAGTTTTAAACTGGGGACATACAATGGGACATGCGGTAGAATCTTATTTTTTAGAAAGTGAAGAAAAAGAAGCCTTAACACATGGAGAAGCCATTGCTATTGGTATGATATGTGAAGCTTATATCTCAAATAAAGAATTAGGTTTTTCAGAAGATAAGGTAGAAGACATAAAAAAGAGTTTAAAACAAATTTTTGGAATTGCTCCAATAACTCAGGAGGATTACAGTGCTATTTTGGCATATTTGATTCATGATAAAAAGAACGTAGGAGGGAAGATCAATTTTGTATTGTTAAATGATTACGAAGATTTTAAATTGAATTGCACTACAACGCAAGAAACTATTGTGGAGAGTTTAGCATACTATACAAGTTAA